Part of the Oscillibacter hominis genome is shown below.
TTGATCTCTGTCAATAGGACAACCAATCCGGTTCCAATTTGCACCTTTGGGTACAACATCCTATGTAAGGCCCGGCCATTCCACTTCCCGGGAAAAGGCCGATCAGTCCTCCGCCTTTCGCAAAAGGGCCGCCTCGGCCAGCTGCTGAATCTGCCGCATGGCTCTCTTTCGCTCTTCCTCCGTTGCACTGCGGCACACCGCGTCCATGATGCAGCAAACCGCGTCACCGCATTCCACCGTCATCCTGCATTCCTCCATATCAGGTACAAAGGGCGCCTTTGCGGAGTATGCCATATGCATCACCTCACCGCAAGTCTACGGCCCGATGATTCATCCTATGACTGTCTGCGTTCTGTTCCAGCTCGTCCAGATCATATAAATGGAACTGGCAGCACTCTGAACTCGATGCGGACAACCGTCAAAACACAGCAAAAGAGCCGCCCTTTTCAAGGCGGCTCTTTCAATGGGAGAGGTTATGGAGCAGTATTTGATCTATCTCAGAAAATCCAGGAAGGACCGGGAGTTAGAGTCCCAAACCGGGCAGTTCGACACCTTACAGCGCCACAGGGACACACTGACCACACTGGCGCAGGCGCGGGGCTACCACATTGCTCACATCTATGAGGAGGTGGTCAGCGGCGACACCATCGCGGACCGGCCGGAGATGCAAAAGCTCCTGTCCGCAGTGGAAACCGGGGCCTTTTCGGGCGTGCTGGTGATGGAGGTCCCCCGCCTGGCCCGCGGAAACACCCGGGATCAGGGCATGGTGGCGGAGACCTTTCAGTACAGCGGCACGAAAATCATCACACCGGAAAAAGTTTACGACCCCGCCGACGAGGCCGATGAGGAGTACTTCGAATTCGGCCTGTTCATGAGCCGCCGGGAATACAAGGCCATCAACCGCCGCCTCCAGCGGGGCCGCCTGGCCTCCTTAAATGAAGGTAAGTTCGTGGCCGGCACGGCCCCATACGGCTACCACAAGGTCAGGCTGTCCGGACAAAAAGGCTATACCCTGGCAATCGAGCCGGACCAGGCGGAGGTGGTGCGTGAGATTTTCCAGCTGTACGCCTGCGGCGATGCCGTGGGCGGAGCGCCGCTGAGCAGCGGCGACATTGCGCAATGGCTCAACGCCAGGGCCATCCCCTCCCCCGGCGGTGTCAAGTGGTCTGCTCCGTCGGTCCGGGATATCCTGAAAAACCCCACATATGCCGGATACCTGCGCTGGGGCCACCGACCGGACAAAAAGCAGATGGTGGACGGCAGCGTGGTGCTCACACGCCCGGTCAACCCGGAGGGCCTTCAGCGTAAGGGGCTCCATCCGGCCATCGTTTCACAGTCCCTCTGGTCCGCCGCCCGTTCGGCTATGGAAAGCCGCGCCCATGCTCCGGTCCCCGGCCCCAGGCGGCTTTCCAATCCACTGGCCGGCCTGGTGTACTGCTCTCTTTGCGGAAAGCCGCTGGTCCAGCTCCCCCAGGGCAGCCATGGCGCCCCCATGCTTGTCTGCCCCACAAAAAACTGCCCCACCGTGGGCAGCCGCCGGGATGTGGTGGAATCAGCGATCCTCCAGAGCCTCCAGTCCTACCTGAAGCACTGCCGGATCAGCATGACCGCCGGAGCAGAACACAGCGCATCCGCCATTCGTGAGTCCGAACATCAGCTTTCCAAAGTCCAGCGGAGTCTGGAAGTCCTCGCCATGCAGCGTGAGAGGCTCCATGATCTGGTAGAGCAGGGAGTCTATACCCAGGAGGTCTTCCTGGAGCGCTCCCGCAGCCTGAACCATCGGATCGCCGACGCCTCCTCCCGGGAACAAGCCCTCCGCCTCCAGCTCTGTGCCCTCCGTCAACCGGAGGCGGCACGGCGGCCTATGGAGAGCCAAAGCATTCTCCAGGTCTACAGCAGCCTGGAGACGGCGGGTGAAAAAAACACCCTGCTCAAAGCGGCGGTGGATCATGTGGTCTATTGGAAAAGCGTGGGTGGCCAGTGGCGGAAAAGCGATCTGAAGCTGTATATCTATCCAAAGCTCCGTGACACGGACCAGGGCCTATAACATGGTGGTTCCTATACAGCAGGCCCACCCATGGCGGTTTCACCCCTGCCCAATGTCCGGGCCGTCCTGGAATATGCGTTGACGGAAATTCCGCCGGAGAAGATTTTCCTGGGCATGTCCAACTACGGATATGACTGGCCTCTTCCCTTTGTGGAGGGCGTCACCCGGGCCACGTCACTTTCCAACCAGCAGGCCATCAACCTCGCCATTCAGTACGGCGTGCCCATTGAATACGACGATTGGGCACAGGCGCCTTACTTCACCTACTGGGACAGCGCGGGCACCGAGCACCAGGTGTGGTTCGAGGATGCCCGCAGCCAGGACGCCCGGCTGCGCCTGGTGGCTGAGTATGGCCTCAAGGGAGTGGGGTACTGGAACCTCATGCGTCCCTTTTCCCAGACCTGGCTGACACTCAATGCGCTCTATGACATAGCGGATATCCCACAAACGTAAAATGGACGGTTCAAAAGAACCGTCCATTTTACCGTATGATATAGAGAAAGGAGAGGGGAGAAATAGTATCTTAAACACCCGATTGATCCGTCCCCGCGGCGGTGTACCCCATCGCCGTTCCATCTGGGGAGGTTCCCAATCTCAGCGGGAAAGAGTCCTGCCTCTTTCCGCTTGGTTTATGGCTTCATCCTACCGTCCCAATTGCAGGAAGTCAAGGGCATTTCCATATCATTCACAATTTGTTTACACCCTTCCTGTTTTGGTAATCTTTTGTTCATATTCCATTCAAATTTACTGCGATTTTTCTTTTTTTCCGCACATCCTATTCGAAAACCATGTTCTGCACACTTTGTCGGAACTTGTCATCATTTTGTGTTTTCTTTCCCCTTCTCATCTGCTATACTCAACTTAGAAAGAAATTCACAAAGGAGAACTTAGTCAATGAAAAAGAGCCTCTTCATCCTATGTTTCCTCTGTTGCCTGACTTTGGCCGCCTGCGGAACCTCCGGTGCCTCGTCCTCCGGCGGCTCCTCCTCAGCCGGCAGTGGATCCGGTTCCTCTTCGCAGCAGGAGCCGGAGGAACCGATCCCTCCGGAAGAGCCGGTCTTTGACCTCTCCTCCGTCCAGTTGGTCAATTATGAAGGGGTGGTAGAGCACCTCTTTTTCCATCCGGTGGTCGCCTATCCGGAGCTGGCCTTTGACGGTGACAAGCAGTCCAACGGCATCGACGACTGGATGGTTACAGTGGACGAATACAATAAAATTCTCAGCAGCCTGTATGCAAACGATTATGTCCTGGTGGACATCAATCAGGTCTGGTCGGAATCCAAGGACGAATCCGGCAACCCCGTGATGGTCCGCAATGAGCTGATGGTTCCGGAGGGGAAAAAGCCCCTGATCCTCTCCTTTGATGACGTGAACTACTACCCTTACATGCTGGAAAACGGCTTCACCCATAAGCTGATCATCGGCGACAACGGCCAGCTCTGGAGCTACGGAAAAGACCCCCAGGGCGCCGAGGTGATCTCCCAGGACTTGGACGCCGTCACCATTTTGGACAAATTTGTCCGGGAGCATCCCGACTTTTCCCCCTACGGTGCCAAAGGCTGCCTGTCCCTAACCGGCTACTGCGGCATCTTAGGCTACCGGACCATGACGGAAAAGGAGGATACCTCCGCCGCCCATGAGGAAAACCGCCAGCGGGAGATTGAAGCGGTCAAGCCCATCATCGCCGAGCTCAAGCGCACCGGCTGGACCTTTGGCAGCCACACCTGGGGGCACGTCAACCTGACCGACCGGCCCTTGGAGGTGATCCAGGCCGACACGGAAAAGTGGATGAATGAAGTGGGTTCCCTGGTGGGTCCCACCAGCATTCTCTTCTACCCCCACGGTGCCCGGCCGGACGGCGACGACTGGCACCAGACGGGCCCCAAATTCCAGTACCTTCAAAGCAAAGGATTCCGGGTGTTCTGCTCCGTGGGTACGGAGAGCTTCAGTTATATCAAAAAGGATATCTGCGCTGTGATCTGCGACCGTCTGCACCCCGACGGCACCACGCTCCGCCACTCCCGGGACCGGTATCTGAAGTTCTATGACGCCAAGGACGTGATGGACGTCTCGGTCCGTCCCCAGCGGGAAATTGACTGGCAGTAACATCTGCATAAAAGGAGGATTTCTTATGACGGAACAAGCGCTCTGCGATGCCGCCATCGCCATGCTGGACCGGGCCTATTGCCCGTACTCCCATTTTGCCGTGGGTGCGGCCCTGGAGTGTTCCGACGGCACGGTATTCACCGGATGCAACATCGAAAATGCCGCCTATTCCCCTTCCATCTGCGCCGAGCGCACGGCGGTGGCCAAGGCGGTCAGTGAAGGCCATCGGGACTTTGTCCGCATCGCCGTGGCTGGCCGCGGCAGGGACTACTGCGTCCCCTGCGGCGTCTGCCGCCAGGTGCTCCTGGAGTTTGCTCCGGAGATTCAGGTCATCTGCATCAACGGTGCCGGGGAATCCAAATCTTTTTCCCTGAGAGAGCTGCTGCCCCACAGCTTTGATAGCTCCGCATTGCCGATTGACGTGTGAATCATGGCTGAAATCGCCTTCCCATCCTGAAAACAGTCAGCAGGAGCCGGCGCATCCAATGCGCCGGCTCCTGTTTGTTTCAGCGGTTTTTTCGGAAGTAGTCCTGGGTCAGCTTAATCACCACAGGCGACAACAGCAGCAAGGCGATCAGGTTGGGGATTGCCATCAGCCCATTGAG
Proteins encoded:
- a CDS encoding recombinase family protein, with translation MGEVMEQYLIYLRKSRKDRELESQTGQFDTLQRHRDTLTTLAQARGYHIAHIYEEVVSGDTIADRPEMQKLLSAVETGAFSGVLVMEVPRLARGNTRDQGMVAETFQYSGTKIITPEKVYDPADEADEEYFEFGLFMSRREYKAINRRLQRGRLASLNEGKFVAGTAPYGYHKVRLSGQKGYTLAIEPDQAEVVREIFQLYACGDAVGGAPLSSGDIAQWLNARAIPSPGGVKWSAPSVRDILKNPTYAGYLRWGHRPDKKQMVDGSVVLTRPVNPEGLQRKGLHPAIVSQSLWSAARSAMESRAHAPVPGPRRLSNPLAGLVYCSLCGKPLVQLPQGSHGAPMLVCPTKNCPTVGSRRDVVESAILQSLQSYLKHCRISMTAGAEHSASAIRESEHQLSKVQRSLEVLAMQRERLHDLVEQGVYTQEVFLERSRSLNHRIADASSREQALRLQLCALRQPEAARRPMESQSILQVYSSLETAGEKNTLLKAAVDHVVYWKSVGGQWRKSDLKLYIYPKLRDTDQGL
- a CDS encoding glycosyl hydrolase family 18 protein; protein product: MAVSPLPNVRAVLEYALTEIPPEKIFLGMSNYGYDWPLPFVEGVTRATSLSNQQAINLAIQYGVPIEYDDWAQAPYFTYWDSAGTEHQVWFEDARSQDARLRLVAEYGLKGVGYWNLMRPFSQTWLTLNALYDIADIPQT
- a CDS encoding polysaccharide deacetylase family protein; this translates as MKKSLFILCFLCCLTLAACGTSGASSSGGSSSAGSGSGSSSQQEPEEPIPPEEPVFDLSSVQLVNYEGVVEHLFFHPVVAYPELAFDGDKQSNGIDDWMVTVDEYNKILSSLYANDYVLVDINQVWSESKDESGNPVMVRNELMVPEGKKPLILSFDDVNYYPYMLENGFTHKLIIGDNGQLWSYGKDPQGAEVISQDLDAVTILDKFVREHPDFSPYGAKGCLSLTGYCGILGYRTMTEKEDTSAAHEENRQREIEAVKPIIAELKRTGWTFGSHTWGHVNLTDRPLEVIQADTEKWMNEVGSLVGPTSILFYPHGARPDGDDWHQTGPKFQYLQSKGFRVFCSVGTESFSYIKKDICAVICDRLHPDGTTLRHSRDRYLKFYDAKDVMDVSVRPQREIDWQ
- the cdd gene encoding cytidine deaminase, which gives rise to MTEQALCDAAIAMLDRAYCPYSHFAVGAALECSDGTVFTGCNIENAAYSPSICAERTAVAKAVSEGHRDFVRIAVAGRGRDYCVPCGVCRQVLLEFAPEIQVICINGAGESKSFSLRELLPHSFDSSALPIDV